A stretch of DNA from Deltaproteobacteria bacterium:
CGTGAACCCCCTCTGTTTCCCTCAGTTCGGCGATGGTCTCGAGACAGATCTTCACGCCTTCGGCGGGGGCTTCCTTTTTGGGCACGCCGGCCATGCGCCGGATGACCGCTTCCGGGATATCCATCCCCGCCACCCGCTCGTTCATGTAGGTGGCCATACCGGCCGACTTCAGCGGCGTGACCCCGGCCAGGATGTGAACCCTCTCGGTCAGGCCCTCCTCCCGGGCCAGTCCGATCCACTCTTTGAAACGGTCGAGGTTGTAAACGCACTGCGTCTGGACGAAATCAGCACCGGCATCGATTTTCTTGGCCAGCCGGATCACCCGGTATTCGAACGGGTCAGCGAAAGGGTTGGCGGCGGCGCCAATGAACATATCGGGTGCTTCGTCGAGTTCGAAACCACTCATGTCACGGCCGGTGTCGCGCATCTCCCTCACCGCCCTCGCCAGGTGCATGGAGTCGATGTCGAACACGTTCAGGGCGTCCGGCTGACTGCCGAAGGACTGGTGGTCCCCGCTCAGGCAGAGAATGTTCCTGATCCCCAAGGAGTAGGCGCCCATAATGTCAGACTGCAAGGCGATACGGTTGCGGTCGCGCGTCACCATCTGCACGACCGGCTCCAACCCCATGTTCAAAAGATGTGTACAGGCGGCGATACTGGACATGCGCACAATAGCGGTCTGGTTGTCGGTCACGTTCAGGGCGTCCACCGCATCCTGCAGCAGTCCCCCTTTTTGGACGATGACCTCGCGGTTGCCTCCGCGGGGGGGGCCGCACTCGGCTGTGACCGCAAATTCACCGGCCCTGAGCAGCCGCTCCAACCTGCTTGCGGGTTCCGTTTTCATATGACGTGATCCTCTCTGACCAGTTTTCGGGGTCCCCCGGAAGTGCTTGTGGACCAGTTTTTAGGCGGCACATAGGCGCGCAGATTGTCCAGCTGCCCCAGAATTTTCAAGCGTTCGATAATCATCTGCCAGGCACAGTCGGTATCGGGGTTTACCTCGCACTTGCCCCCCTGAGATCCACCGCAGGGGCCGTTAAGCAGCTTTTTTGCACACCGCGTTACCGGGCAAACGGCCCCGAACAGGGCCAGTTTGCAGTTTCCGCAACCCGAACATTCTTCGGTAAAAAGCCCCTGCTTTTCCAGAACGCCGATAAAGGTCGTGTTGACGCCGGGCAATACCGGGCTGGTCACGAACCTGCGGGCAATGGCCTGCACCCCGGCACCGCAGGCCAGGGAAAGCACCGCCTCGCATCGTGAGATGGCTTGCGCCGCCTCCTGGATGAACTCGTCCTCGCACTGTCTTTCCACGGTCAGCTCTTCCACCTCGATTTCCCGTCCCTCCTTGCGCGATGCCAGCCTGAGGGCCGATGCCAGAACCGCCGTTTCGTCTTCACCGCCGGCAAAGCAGGTCTTCACGCACGTCCCGCACCCGAGAACCAGCAGTTTTTTGTACGGCGCGACCATCGTCTTGATCTCTTGGATGGGTTTTTGTTCTCCTACAATCATGGGCTGTCTCCACGTAGATGCCCGGTCCCATGGGGCCCGGCATTGGTCTCACCCTGGAAGGGTGTTGTTCAGGATTTCGGATTTGGTGCTTGGAATTTTATTCCCCCTATTACCGGCCCAGCCAAATTTCTCTGGCCCGGCCCGCCGAAGCAGGATTTCAATAGGCTGTTAAACCGCCGCCGACCTGGCCGGACTCGGGCCCAGCTCCTTCAAGCCGGACACCACTTTCTCGACAATCTCCATCACCAGGTCTTCATCGCCGGGTTTGACGTT
This window harbors:
- a CDS encoding methylenetetrahydrofolate reductase — protein: MKTEPASRLERLLRAGEFAVTAECGPPRGGNREVIVQKGGLLQDAVDALNVTDNQTAIVRMSSIAACTHLLNMGLEPVVQMVTRDRNRIALQSDIMGAYSLGIRNILCLSGDHQSFGSQPDALNVFDIDSMHLARAVREMRDTGRDMSGFELDEAPDMFIGAAANPFADPFEYRVIRLAKKIDAGADFVQTQCVYNLDRFKEWIGLAREEGLTERVHILAGVTPLKSAGMATYMNERVAGMDIPEAVIRRMAGVPKKEAPAEGVKICLETIAELRETEGVHGIHIMAIEWEEIVAEIVEKAGLLPRPA
- a CDS encoding methylenetetrahydrofolate reductase C-terminal domain-containing protein — translated: MIVGEQKPIQEIKTMVAPYKKLLVLGCGTCVKTCFAGGEDETAVLASALRLASRKEGREIEVEELTVERQCEDEFIQEAAQAISRCEAVLSLACGAGVQAIARRFVTSPVLPGVNTTFIGVLEKQGLFTEECSGCGNCKLALFGAVCPVTRCAKKLLNGPCGGSQGGKCEVNPDTDCAWQMIIERLKILGQLDNLRAYVPPKNWSTSTSGGPRKLVREDHVI